The genomic region TCCCAGGCAACCGAGGTAGGCGCGCCACCACAGGCGGGCGACGCCGTCGCTGAGCGGGTGGGCGTGGCAGGCGAGCATCAGTGGTGAGGCGACGGTGAGCAGGATGATCGCCGCGGTCCGCACCAGCACGGTGATCAGCAGGACGGCGCCGAGGGTGAGGGCGACGAGCTGGATGACCAGGATGTAGAGGGGCGCGTCGCCGGTGAGTTGGGCGAGGAGCAGGCCGATGAGCGTGCCGGCGACGTCGTCGGCGCTGACGCCGTCGCCGAAGATCGCCGCAGCGATCGCGTTGGTCAGCTCGAGCAGGGTGGTGCAGATCGTCAGGGACAGGTTCGAGGCGGCGATACCCAGCACCAGCCGGGGCAGGAGGTCCTGTACGCCCCAGCGTTGTTGGATGCTGCCGTGGGTCATCGTGGTGATGCCGGCGGCGAGGACAAACAGGCCGTAGCCGGCGACCGCGATGACCCTCATCGCCTCCCAGAGCTCGCGGATCCGGGGGGAGGAGGCGGGGTCGGGGGTGGTGAGCAGGGCGCGGACCACGGAGTTGATCAGCGGGTTGACGAGCGGGCGGATCAGGTCGGCGAGCCAGCCGGTGATGGCCTGGCGGATCTGGCCGGGGATGTCCCAGAACGACACCGACTCTCCCCCACCCGTACCGCCCCAGCCGTCGGCGGGTGGCGAGGGTGCGGGGCCCGGTGACGGTGCCGGAGTAGGCGTCGGCCTGGGCTTCTCACTGACCGACGGGGATGGCGTCAGACCGGGGGTCGGCTCCTGGGTGCTCGCAGGCGGTCCGGGGTCCGGCCGGGGTGGCGAGGGCGCCGGTGCGGCCGGGGTCGCGCCGGGCACCGGCTGCGGCCCACCGGGATCGGCATAGGCCCGGACCTGGGAGCAGGCCAGCACGGCGGCGAGCAGCACGAGCGTGGCACCGGTTGTCACCGCCCACGCCCACCGGCGTCTTCGCTGGGGTTGAGGGGGTGTCATTTGGCGCCGACCAGGCCCTTGAGGATGTCGAGGATGACGGGGGCGAGGATGGCGAGCATGTAGCCGATGCCGGCGGACTTGATGGCGCCCTTTGCCTTTTCGACCTCGCCGGGGTCCCCGGCCGCCATGAGGTAGCGCAGGCCGCCGATGGTCAGGAAGGTGGTGGCGATCGCCGCGACGATCCCAGTGATCCAGGCGGTGATGTTCGCGAACACCTGGTCGATCGTCGCCGGGCCGGCCAGCTGGGTCGGGGCGGCGGAGGCAACGTGCGCGGTCAGGATGAGCAGCAGCGCGATCGCGGCGAGCACCGCGGGCAATGCGTACGGGGAGTGGGGCGGGCGGCGCGGACGGCGCCCGGGGTGGTCGCTCGACATGGCACTCCTGACGGGCAGGGCGGGCAAGGGAGTGGGAAGCCGCGTGGTGGGCGGCCGGGGTGAGAGGGCGCTGCCGGGGGCGGGTGCGCGCTTGGAGGGTCCGTGGGCCGTCACCTCCCTCACGGGAATCAGGTGGCGGGCGGGTGCAGCGGTGTCAGCGTCTGCGGCGGATCCTCTCGGCGGCACCGGCGGTGCTGGCCGGTGGCGCCCTCTCACCTCTACAAACCGGGATTAGACGGCGTGTCTAACGTCCGATCAGGAAATTCGCGGAAATTGTCAGCCGTTCAGGAGACCCGCGCGCACGGCCTTGACCAGCCGCAGCTCGGCCCGGTGGCGGCGCATTCCCATCGCCTCCACCGTCACCCCGGCCCGCTCGGCCAGCTCCCGCACCGAGACGCCCTCCAGGCGGGTGCGCGCGATCAGCTCCGCCTGCTCCCGGCCCAGCAGCCCGCGCTCGACCGCCCGCTCCAGCACCTCATCGGGGCACCCGACCGGGACGCCCTCCCGCTCCGGCTGCTCGCCCAGGTCGGCCCGCGCCTCCTCGTGGCGCAGCTGCTCCGTGCGGTAGGCGCGGGCGGCCCGGTCCGCGGCCCAGCACAGGCTCGACGGGATACGGCCCGGGTCGGCCACGGTGTCCATGCGCGAGCGCAGGTCGACCGCGGCCTCCCAGAAGCCGGCCAGGGCCGCCTGCTGCACATCGGCCTGCGACAGCTCCGGGGCCTCGCGCCGCAGCCGGGCGGCAGTGCGCCACAGTCCGGACAGCGCCATCGCGCACAGCGCGGTGGGCCACTCCTCGCCACGCCACCCGGGCGTCTGGGTCAGGCCGAGCAGGCGGACCCAGATCGCCCCGCGCGTCTGGTAGCCGATCGAGGGGTGCAGCAGCAGCGCCCGCAGGCACGCCATGTCCAGCGGGTGCTGCGGCAGCGCCGCGTCCAGGTCCCCGACCACGAGGGTCAGCGGGTGGGGCCGCTCGACGAGGCGGCGCAGCTCCTCCTCCAGGGCCTGCAGCGGCTCCATGCGGGTGGTGGTGTTCTCACGCATGACGGTTCTTCCCTTCGGCGATGACGGCGGGCTTTTCGCCGTCTGCGCCGAGTCCGCCAGGACCGCTGGGGGCCATCTGGGGCCCGGCCGGGCAGGCCGTAGGGAAGCCCTGGGGGCGAGCTGGGGGTGCAGCGATTTCCGGGACCTTGGAGGCCGCCCCATGTCGCCCCCAATCCGGCCCTGACCAGCACGAACGCTCTCGCTGCGGCTGGGGGTGAGCTGGAGGAGGGAGCGTGGAAGAGCTCCTTGAAATTTCTCTGGGCAGCCTCTTGCGAAGTCCCTTCCGGACGGCTGCGGGAATGCCTGATGGGGTGTGTGGTGCGCACGGGCAGCGGTATGACTTATTCGCGATCGGATGGATGGTGCGTTAGAAAACGGCCCAAAATCCGGTTTGTATAGGTGTCAGCGTCACGCGGCGGCCGTCGGGCCAACCCGCATGAACCACCCCACCCGCCCCACTACCTCCACCGAGCCCCAGCCCGCCCTCCCGCGAACCCGCCGGGAAGCCGACGAACGGCCCCGCACCCCGCGCTCCAAGCCCACCGGCGTGCCCCTGTCGGTGTGGCTGACCGAACCGCTCGCCGGCTGCTGCCCCACCTGCGAGACCCCCATCGGCTCGGCCTGCGCCCACCGCCTCCCGCTCGGCCTCGCCAAGCAGATCGTCGAGGCGTTCACCGCCCGAGGCGACCTGGTGTACGTCCCCGAGGCCGGCAATGCCACCTGCCTGATCGCCGCCGTCCAGACGGGCCGCAAGGTGATCGCCTACGCCCCCACCCACCAGGGCGCCACCCTCGCCTACGACACCCTCCACACCCACGCCGTCCAGGTCGCATCCCTCGCCGTCCTACGGCGCGGCGCCCCCGGCAGCCTCCCGCCCGCAGCCGACCGGCTCGGCGGCCAAGCCCAACTGGCGATCGCCGCACCCCACGCTTTCACCACCCCGGCCGAGCTCGCCGCGCTGACCGAGTCCTGCGCGAGGGCGCTGAAGCCCGACGGAGTGCTGGTCATCACCACCCGCCAGAAGACCGGCCAGGACACCGCGGGGCACCTCGTCGCCCACGCCCAGGCCGCCGGCCTGGTCTACCTCCAGCACATCGCCGTCGTCGAGGCCACCGTCACCGACGGCCATCTCGCACCCGCCGTCCCCGCGCGCGTCCAGCACCGCCGGGACTGCGTCTGTCACCACTCCCAGCCCGTCCCGGGCCGCCACGCCTTGATCCACAACGACCTGGTCGTGCTGGTCAAGCCGTGAACGACCACTCGGGTTCAGGAAGTTCGCAGCCCAGCCGCGCCTACCGCGAGGAGCCGATCATGACCACCAGCCCGCACGAGACAGACCCCCAGGCGCAGGCCCGCACCGCTGGACCGCCCCCGCCCCGCGAGCCCGCTGGCACCGTCGGTCCCGTGACCCTGGCCTGCCTGCCGACCTCGGTGTGGGTCACCGCGCAGAAGGACGCCCGCAACCAGCGCCGAGGCCGCTACTCGCCCGCCTCGGCCGCGCACCCCGCGAAGATGCTCCCGGCGATCGCCGCTCACGCGATCGCCACCTACACCACCCCCGGCCAGCTCGTGCTGGACCCGATGTGCGGCATCGGCACCACCCTGGTCGAAGCCGTCCACCTCGGCCGTGACGCCATCGGCGTCGAACTCGAAGGCCGCTGGACGGCGGTGGCCAAGGCCAACCTCAACCACGCCCGAACGAGCGGGGCCACCGGCCGCGCCGAGGTCCGCACCGGGGACGCCCGCCACGCGCAGAGCGTCATCGGCGAGGAGCACTACGGCCGCGCCCAGCTCCTGCTCACCTCGCCGCCCTACGGCGCGTCCGTCCACGGCCAGGTCCGTGCCACCCGCGAGACCGGCCGGCGCGGCATCGGCAAGTTCGACACCACCTACGGCAACAACCCGGCCAACCTCGCCCACGCCCCCACCGACGACCTCCTGGAGGCCTTCACCACCATCCTGACGAACTGCCTGCCGCTGCTCGCGCCGGGCGGCACGGTCGCCGTCACCGCCCGACCGTGGCGTCACCATGGCGAACTCGTCGACCTGCCCGCCGCCGTCATCGCCGCCGGACAGGCCGCCGGACTCGTCCCGGTCGAACGGTGCGTGGCCCTGCTCGCCGGCCTGCGGGACGACGCACTGGTCGCCCGGCCGTCGTTCTTCCAGCTCAAGAACGTGCGCGCCGCCAGGGCGGCGGGCGTGCCCATGCACTTGATCGTCCATGAGGATGTGCTCGTGTTCCGTCGCATGAAAGCGCAGGTGACGGGGTGTGAGAACCGGGCGGGCGCCGTTCACGGGCGGTCGGCGTGACCATCATGAACGCTGTCGGCGGGCCGGGTAACCCCGGCCCGCCGGGTCTCACTCCAGCGGTCCAGGGCGGGCTGCGGATCGGCAGTCTGTGCACTGGGTACGGAGGTCTGGACCTCGCGATCGAGGCCGTCCTTGAGGCCCGCGTGCTCTGGTGTGCCGAGAGCGATCCCGCCGCTGCGGCAGTGCTTGCCGCACGCTACCCGGATGCTCCCAACCTCGGTGACATCAGCGCCGTCGACTGGAGCGCGGTGCCGGACGTGGACATCCTCACGGCCGGCTTCCCCTGTCAGGACATCTCCTACGCCGGTCGCGGCGCGGGATTGGCGGAAGGCAACCGCAGTGGCCTCTGGTACACCGTCGCCGAAGCCGTTCGCGTACTTCGACCCGGCCTCGTCTTCGTGGAGAACGTCACCGCTCTGCGACGGCGCGGACTCGGCATCGTCGTCGCCGACCTGGCCGCGTGCGGGTACGACCTGGCGTGGCGTTGCGTACGAGCTTGCGACGTCGGCGCCCCGCACCGCAGAGACCGGCTCTTCCTCCTCGCGACCCGACGGGACGCCGGGCCGGACACCCCCGGAGGCGTCGGGCTGCGACTTGAGCAGCCCTGTCTCCCTGCTGCTGACCCCGACTGCCAGCCTGGGCAGCGGGACCGGAGGGCAGAACCCGTTGGAGCACCGTGCCGCCGGACACGGTCCGACCCTCGCCGACCAGGTCGAACACCTGGCCACGACACCGCGCATGCAGCCACCGATCCGCAACGTCACCTGCCCGGCGGGCATCTGTGCGATCGAGGTCGTGGACAAGCTCCTGCCGACGCCGCTCGCGGGCGACGGAGTCAAGGGCAGCCCACGGCAGATGGGCTCCAAGGGAGACCTGTCCCTGCCCTCCGCCGTTGCATCACTCAGCTCCCGCCAGCCCGAGCACCACGACTGACCAGACGTCACACAGGCTGGGGACCGTACGAGATGGCGGTCCAGCGCTGGGAGGCCATCCTCGGCAGGCCAGCCCCGCCGCCGACCAGCCCAGGGCTGACGGGGACTCAGCGACTCGCCCCGGCTTTCGTCGAGTGGCTGATGTCCTTGCCCGAAGGCTGGGTCACCGGCATCGACCTGCCCCGCAACGCGCAGCTCCGCCTGCTCGGCAACGGGGTCGTCACCCTCCAGGCAGCGTGCGCCCTGACCTACCTGCTGGGCACCGTGCAGCAGTTGAGACAGTCACCGCCCGAACCGGAGCAGCCGGCGGTCACCGTCGAGGTCCCGGACGAGCTGCCGGCGATCAACGACCAGGCCGCCGCACTACTGCTGCGCATGCTGATCGAACACCGCCCGAACCTGACCGACGGGGAACCGTTCGGGTGATGCGGCTGGAGTAACCCGCCCGGCGGAGTTACGACAGGACGACGGTCCACGGCCCGGTGGCCAGCGGCGACGCGGTCACCGGGCCGGGGACCGGCAGACAGACATTGATCCCGTGCCGACAAGGAGCTTGGCAGATGCGCGACTTCGCCTTCGCCGGACGCTGTTCGACCGAAGACCTGCAAGACCCCGTGGCCTCGAAGAACTGGCAGCTCACCCGCGCCAACATGCTCATCGCCCCCCTCGAAGGGCGGGTCGTCGCCCAGTACTTCGACATCGGGCACTCCCGCTCGCTGCCCTGGCGCCGCCGCCCCCGGGCCTCCGCCCTCCTCGACGCGCTCGCCGACCCGAACCGGGGCTTCGACGCAGTGGTGATCGGCGAGCCCCAACGCGTCTTCTACGGCAACCAGTACAGCCTCATCCACCCCGTCTTCGCGCACTACGGCGTCGAGCTGTGGGTTCCCGAGGTCGGGGGTCCCGTCGATCCCGACAGTGAGGCCCACGACCTGATCATGTCCGTCTACGGTGGCGTGTCCAAGGCCGAGCGCTCCCGCATCAAGGTCCGGGTCCGCTCGGCGATGTCCGCCCAGGCCTCCATCGAGGGCCGGTTCCTCGGCGGACGCCCGCCCTACGGCTACCTGATCGCCGACGGCGGCCCGCACCCCAACCCCGCCAAGGCCGTCGACGGCAAGCGCCTGCACGTCCTGGTAGTTGACTCGGTCGCGGGCCCGGTCGTCCAGCGGATCTTCAGCGAGTACCTGTGCGGTCGGGGCATCTACGCCATCGCCGAGGGCCTCACCCGCGACGGCATTTCCTCGCCCTCCGCGCACGACCGCGCCCGCAACTCCCACCGCGATGGGGCGGCTTGGGCTAAGAGCGCGGTGCGCGCCATCCTCATCAATCCCCGCTACACGGGACACCAGGTGTGGAACAAGCAGCGGAAGGAGGAGGTCCTCCTCGATGTCGAGGACGTC from Kitasatospora azatica KCTC 9699 harbors:
- a CDS encoding pilin, which codes for MSSDHPGRRPRRPPHSPYALPAVLAAIALLLILTAHVASAAPTQLAGPATIDQVFANITAWITGIVAAIATTFLTIGGLRYLMAAGDPGEVEKAKGAIKSAGIGYMLAILAPVILDILKGLVGAK
- a CDS encoding class I SAM-dependent methyltransferase; protein product: MNHPTRPTTSTEPQPALPRTRREADERPRTPRSKPTGVPLSVWLTEPLAGCCPTCETPIGSACAHRLPLGLAKQIVEAFTARGDLVYVPEAGNATCLIAAVQTGRKVIAYAPTHQGATLAYDTLHTHAVQVASLAVLRRGAPGSLPPAADRLGGQAQLAIAAPHAFTTPAELAALTESCARALKPDGVLVITTRQKTGQDTAGHLVAHAQAAGLVYLQHIAVVEATVTDGHLAPAVPARVQHRRDCVCHHSQPVPGRHALIHNDLVVLVKP
- a CDS encoding TRM11 family SAM-dependent methyltransferase, yielding MTTSPHETDPQAQARTAGPPPPREPAGTVGPVTLACLPTSVWVTAQKDARNQRRGRYSPASAAHPAKMLPAIAAHAIATYTTPGQLVLDPMCGIGTTLVEAVHLGRDAIGVELEGRWTAVAKANLNHARTSGATGRAEVRTGDARHAQSVIGEEHYGRAQLLLTSPPYGASVHGQVRATRETGRRGIGKFDTTYGNNPANLAHAPTDDLLEAFTTILTNCLPLLAPGGTVAVTARPWRHHGELVDLPAAVIAAGQAAGLVPVERCVALLAGLRDDALVARPSFFQLKNVRAARAAGVPMHLIVHEDVLVFRRMKAQVTGCENRAGAVHGRSA
- a CDS encoding sigma-70 RNA polymerase sigma factor region 4 domain-containing protein; its protein translation is MRENTTTRMEPLQALEEELRRLVERPHPLTLVVGDLDAALPQHPLDMACLRALLLHPSIGYQTRGAIWVRLLGLTQTPGWRGEEWPTALCAMALSGLWRTAARLRREAPELSQADVQQAALAGFWEAAVDLRSRMDTVADPGRIPSSLCWAADRAARAYRTEQLRHEEARADLGEQPEREGVPVGCPDEVLERAVERGLLGREQAELIARTRLEGVSVRELAERAGVTVEAMGMRRHRAELRLVKAVRAGLLNG